In the genome of Phlebotomus papatasi isolate M1 chromosome 2, Ppap_2.1, whole genome shotgun sequence, one region contains:
- the LOC129804016 gene encoding CDK-activating kinase assembly factor MAT1 — MDDQVCPRCKTTKYRNPSLKLMVNVCGHTLCESCVDLLFLKGSGSCPECNVPLRRSNFRIQLFEDPMVEKEVNIRKRILRDYNKKEDDFETLEEYNNYLEEIETIVFNLSNDIDVVNTNKRIEQYKKENREIITKNKSRVGREEYELDELIEEEKQLEDERRKQLQQIEQENKKKKMREKEALIDELMSSHQNAAEIVSVYAKKAEQIQEEAKVVPVPKATQFSTGIKFSRGGQQGFLPVPKLDEGPLYSYKPLLKIFDGPEPPSEEEIISSGYIKHIRAENSQEKAGGYTATYACQRALQEALQGLYD; from the exons aTGGATGATCAAGTTTGTCCGCGATGCAAAACAACAAAATACAGAAATCCTTCCCTCAAGCTTATGGTGAATGTCTGTGGGCATACACTATGTGAAAGCTGTGTGGATTTACTCTTCCTCAAAG GATCTGGTTCCTGTCCGGAATGCAATGTTCCTCTCCGGAGAAGCAATTTTCGCATTCAGCTCTTCGAAGATCCGATGGTGGAGAAAGAGGTGAACATCAGAAAACGCATCCTGAGGGATTACAACAAGAAAGAAGATGATTTTGAAACCTTAGAAGAATACAATAATTACCTGGAGGAGATAGAGACAATTGTCTTCAATCTCTCAAATGACATAGACGTTGTGAACACCAACAAGCGGATAGAGCAGTATAAGAAAGAAAACCGAGAGATAATCACAAAGAATAAAAGTCGAGTGGGAAGAGAGGAGTACGAGCTAGATGAATTAATTGAGGAAGAGAAGCAACTCGAGGATGAACGTCGGAAGCAACTCCAACAGATTGAGCAAGAGAACAAGAAAAAGAAGATGCGAGAGAAGGAAGCTCTCATTGATGAGCTAATGTCCAGCCATCAAAATGCAGCAGAAATTGTCAGTGTCTATGCCAAGAAGGCTGAACAAATTCAGGAAGAAGCTAAAGTTGTCCCAGTGCCAAAAGCCACACAATTCTCCACAGGAATCAAATTTTCTCGAGGTGGACAGCAAGGTTTCTTGCCAGTTCCGAAGCTGGATGAAGGTCCTTTGTATTCATACAAGCCCCTCCTGAAGATTTTCGACGGTCCGGAACCGCCGTCAGAGGAGGAAATCATCTCATCAGGCTACATCAAACACATTCG AGCGGAAAATTCTCAGGAGAAAGCTGGTGGATACACAGCAACTTATGCGTGTCAGAGAGCACTTCAGGAAGCTCTTCAGGGACTCTATGACTGA